One segment of Heterodontus francisci isolate sHetFra1 chromosome 28, sHetFra1.hap1, whole genome shotgun sequence DNA contains the following:
- the LOC137385191 gene encoding collagen alpha-1(VII) chain-like, with amino-acid sequence MEVSDLISKLTCPKLCLWRTVFECLYKQQHEDLFCDAILYAEGEGIPAHRCVLAAFSPFFLQHFSSRDARSQRVPLELPGLKAATLKALVRFMYTAEIQLPREEIGEFLEAARSLHVLGVAGEPGTLPAAEPRDSEPEARMLAGTEPEGERLPPPLEPGGTALPPPVLPRGSPKALDPCAQRRTPSQVALAKPKAPTYSSSLLQRSRGKGTSLPGNPPPSKLVVSWRRMKISRPVATEQADTDSTASAPTGPKRPWRQKRGEPLGCGNQGATGVSPHWTPTPPSSLSTLRRDGTPCLKPLEDLHREEEGNERLAVESGPDWEPKSRSTDSGQERAQGSAGQAARRKEEGEAMENLGEQPSESSGQVGIVKELTSRSVSGWTGRSPSSPDRRQEQLRRKSGLVCGPQRETAYPAQARDTQQTVHGAPRPEEGHQAARCLIDQRGKMSGREGSHITRGPVLGPSHQGSPCASTRPKSAGSRADPNKQGVVKHALAQGGKRSSCQDVPGERSVGIKKVKLQKLNYSSKWVVTPALEKRDPDPARHLARGQNVEAAEQWTSNVDQARTEQEPQPPAGTGRSQVGGEEKGVAVGSRRRQLLSGPGHFVADLAKDDWRPETLGLGEDQRPETPVLPQDQRPGGLALGEDRRPETLALGEDQRPGGLALGEDQRPGGPCLGEDQRPGGPCLGEDQRPGGPCLGEDRRLETLDLGEDRRPGGLALGEDQRPGGPCLGEDQRPGGPCLGEDQRPGGPGLGEDRRPGGLGLGEDRRPGGLGLGEDRRPETLDLGEDRRPGGLALGEDRRPGGLALGEDQRPGGPCLGEDQRPGGPCLGEDQRPGGPCLGEDRRPGGPCLGEDRRPGGPGLGEDRRPGGLGLGEDRRPGGLGLGEDRRPGGLGLGEDRRPGGLGLGEDRRPGGRGLGEDRRPGGLGLGEDRRPGGLGLGEDRRPGGLGLGEDRRPGGLGLGEDRRPGGLGLGEDRRPGGLGLGEDRRPGGLGLGEDRRPGGLALGGDRRPGGLALGEDRRPETLGLEEDQKPGGLGLGEDQRSGSPGLGEDQRTGGPGLGEDQRPETLCLGEDQRLETLGLGEDQRSGGLGLGEDQRSGGLGLGEDQRSGGLGLGEDQRSGGLGLGEDQRFGGLGLGEDQRSGGLGLGEDQRSGGLGLGEDQRSGGLGLGEDQRSGGLGLGEVQRLETLGLGEDWRPETLGLGEHQGPGGPGLGEDQWLETLGLREMCPGQTNRVSSASSWLEESWTASAAMFPREPHIQGAPDHPQRRPDQWGLALPQVTGHVGISPPTDHWGFAQLRFRGHGGAGTLTDQWEFARLQVGGQHRMTDDPTASSSSSGEEDGEVDVGDGRDVPLPLVTVRPEASPPPSPPLGCTEIDVIG; translated from the coding sequence GTGAAGGGATACCGGCCCATCGCTGCGTCCTCGCTGCTTTCAGCCCCTTCTTCCTCCAGCATTTCTCCTCGCGGGACGCCCGCTCCCAGAGGGTGCCACTGGAGCTCCCTGGACTGAAGGCTGCCACGCTGAAGGCGCTGGTGCGGTTCATGTACACGGCGGAGATCCAGCTGCCTCGAGAGGAGATTGGCGAATTTCTGGAGGCCGCCCGGAGCCTCCATGTCCTCGGTGTTGCTGGAGAGCCCGGGACGCTACCCGCCGCCGAGCCCCGAGACTCCGAGCCAGAGGCCCGAATGCTGGCGGGCACCGAGCCCGAAGGAGAGCGCTTGCCACCGCCCCTGGAGCCCGGCGGAACTGCGTTGCCACCGCCGGTATTGCCCCGCGGCTCTCCGAAGGCCCTGGACCCGTGCGCCCAGAGACGGACCCCCAGCcaggtggccctggcaaaacccaaagcaCCCACCTATTCCTCCTCCCTGCTCCAGAGGTCAAGGGGCAAGGGCACCAGCCTCCCAGGAAACCCACCCCCCTCGAAGCTCGTTGTCAGTTGGCGCCGCATGAAAATAAGCCGCCCCGTGGCTACCGAGCAAGCCGACACGGATTCCACTGCCAGCGCACCCACCGGTCCGAAACGCCCTTGGAGGCAGAAGCGAGGGGAGCCCCTGGGCTGCGGGAACCAAGGGGCGACTGGCGTAAGCCCCCACTGGACTCCAACGCCTCCATCCTCTTTGTCTACACTGCGGAGGGACGGGACCCCGTGCCTCAAACCCCTCGAGGATTTGCACCGGGAGGAGGAAGGGAACGAACGCCTGGCTGTCGAGTCAGGCCCAGACTGGGAGCCGAAGTCAAGGTCGACCGACTCCGGCCAAGAGAGAGCTCAGGGGTCAGCTGGCCAGGCTGCTCGCCGTAAGGAGGAGGGCGAAGCGATGGAGAACCTGGGCGAGCAGCCCAGTGAAAGCTCCGGTCAGGTTGGGATTGTGAAGGAGTTGACCTCCCGCTCTGTTTCCGGCTGGACAGGCCGAAGCCCCTCATCCCCGGATAGACGTCAGGAACAGCTCAGGAGAAAGTCAGGTCTGGTTTGCGGCCCACAGAGAGAGACGGCCTACCCTGCACAGGCCCGGGATACTCAGCAGACAGTCCATGGCGCGCCGCGGCCAGAGGAGGGTCATCAAGCGGCCCGGTGTCTGATTGACCAGCGAGGGAAGATGTCAGGGAGAGAGGGGTCACATATCACCAGGGGGCCAGTCTTGGGGCCATCACATCAAGGGTCTCCCTGTGCTTCTACTCGACCCAAAAGCGCAGGGTCAAGAGCAGACCCGAACAAGCAAGGAGTCGTGAAGCATGCCCTTGCCCAAGGGGGCAAGAGGTCAAGCTGCCAGGACGTTCCCGGGGAAAGGTCGGTTGGGATCAAGAAGGTCAAACTGCAGAAGCTGAACTACTCCAGCAAGTGGGTGGTCACTCCCGCACTGGAAAAGCGGGATCCCGATCCCGCAAGACATCTGGCGAGGGGCCAGAACGTCGAAGCAGCCGAGCAATGGACCAGCAACGTTGACCAGGCCAGGACAGAGCAAGAGCCTCAGCCCCCTGCAGGGACAGGCCGCTCCCAGGTCGGAGGGGAAGAGAAGGGCGTGGCAGTGGGATCCAGGAGAAGGCAATTGCTAAGTGGTCCTGGTCACTTCGTGGCTGACTTAGCGAAAGATGATTGGAGGCCGGAAACCCTGGGCCTGGGGGAGGACCAGAGGCCGGAAACCCCGGTCCTCCCCCAGGACCAGAGGCCAGGAGGTCTGGCCCTGGGGGAGGACCGGAGGCCGGAAACCCTGGCCCTGGGGGAGGACCAGAGGCCGGGAGGTCTGGCCCTGGGGGAGGACCAGAGGCCGGGAGGCCCGTGCCTGGGGGAGGACCAGAGGCCGGGAGGCCCGTGCCTGGGGGAGGACCAGAGGCCGGGAGGCCCGTGCCTGGGGGAGGACCGGAGGCTGGAAACCCTGGACCTGGGGGAGGACCGGAGGCCGGGAGGTCTGGCCCTGGGGGAGGACCAGAGGCCGGGAGGCCCGTGCCTGGGGGAGGACCAGAGGCCGGGAGGCCCGTGCCTGGGGGAGGACCAGAGGCCGGGAGGCCCGGGCCTGGGGGAGGACCGGAGGCCGGGAGGTCTGGGCCTGGGGGAGGACCGGAGGCCGGGAGGTCTGGGCCTGGGGGAGGACCGGAGGCCGGAAACCCTGGACCTGGGGGAGGACCGGAGGCCGGGAGGTCTGGCCCTGGGGGAGGACCGGAGGCCGGGAGGTCTGGCCCTGGGGGAGGACCAGAGGCCGGGAGGCCCGTGCCTGGGGGAGGACCAGAGGCCGGGAGGCCCGTGCCTGGGGGAGGACCAGAGGCCGGGAGGCCCGTGCCTGGGGGAGGACCGGAGGCCGGGAGGCCCGTGCCTGGGGGAGGACCGGAGGCCGGGAGGCCCGGGCCTGGGGGAGGACCGGAGGCCGGGAGGTCTGGGCCTGGGGGAGGACCGGAGGCCGGGAGGTCTGGGCCTGGGGGAGGACCGGAGGCCGGGAGGTCTGGGCCTGGGGGAGGACCGGAGGCCGGGAGGTCTGGGCCTGGGGGAGGACCGGAGGCCGGGAGGTCGGGGCCTGGGGGAGGACCGGAGGCCGGGAGGTCTGGGCCTGGGGGAGGACCGGAGGCCGGGAGGTCTGGGCCTGGGGGAGGACCGGAGGCCGGGAGGTCTGGGCCTGGGGGAGGACCGGAGGCCGGGAGGTCTGGGCCTGGGGGAGGACCGGAGGCCGGGAGGTCTGGGCCTGGGGGAGGACCGGAGGCCGGGAGGTCTGGGCCTGGGGGAGGACCGGAGGCCGGGAGGTCTGGGCCTGGGGGAGGACCGGAGGCCGGGAGGTCTGGCCCTGGGGGGGGACCGGAGGCCGGGAGGTCTGGCCCTGGGGGAGGATCGGAGGCCGGAAACCCTGGGCCTGGAGGAGGACCAGAAGCCGGGAGGTCTGGGCCTGGGGGAGGACCAGAGGTCAGGAAGTCCGGGCCTGGGGGAGGACCAGAGGACAGGAGGTCCGGGCCTGGGGGAGGACCAGAGGCCGGAAACCCTGTGCCTGGGGGAGGACCAGAGGCTGGAAACCCTGGGCCTGGGGGAGGACCAGAGATCGGGAGGCCTGGGCCTGGGGGAGGACCAGAGATCTGGAGGCCTGGGCCTGGGGGAGGACCAGAGATCTGGAGGCCTGGGCCTGGGGGAGGACCAGAGATCTGGAGGCCTGGGCCTGGGGGAGGACCAGAGATTTGGAGGCCTGGGCCTGGGGGAGGACCAGAGATCTGGAGGCCTGGGCCTGGGGGAGGACCAGAGATCTGGAGGCCTGGGCCTGGGGGAGGACCAGAGATCGGGAGGCCTGGGCCTGGGGGAGGACCAGAGATCGGGAGGCCTGGGCCTGGGTGAGGTCCAGAGGCTGGAAACCCTGGGCCTGGGGGAGGACTGGAGGCCGGAAACCCTGGGCCTGGGGGAGCACCAGGGTCCAGGAGGCCCGGGCCTGGGGGAGGACCAGTGGCTGGAAACCTTGGGCCTGAGGGAGATGTGCCCTGGGCAAACGAACCGAGTTTCTAGCGCCTCATCCTGGCTGGAGGAAAGCTGGACAGCCAGTGCAGCCATGTTCCCTCGGGAGCCCCACATCCAGGGAGCCCCTGACCACCCACAGCGCCGCCCGGACCAATGGGGGCTCGCCCTGCCACAGGTCACAGGCCATGTTGGTATCAGCCCGCCAACCGACCATTGGGGGTTTGCCCAGCTGCGGTTCAGAGGTCATGGTGGCGCCGGCACCCTGACTGACCAATGGGAATTCGCCCGGCTGCAGGTCGGAGGTCAGCACCGCATGACCGATGACCCCACGGCCTCTTCCTCTTCCTCgggtgaggaggatggtgaggtgGACGTCGGTGATGGCAGAGATGTGCCGTTGCCCCTGGTTACTGTTAGGcccgaggcctcaccaccgccctCCCCACCTCTGGGCTGCACTGAGATTGATGTCATCGGTTGA